A genomic stretch from Anomalospiza imberbis isolate Cuckoo-Finch-1a 21T00152 chromosome 9, ASM3175350v1, whole genome shotgun sequence includes:
- the PTCH2 gene encoding protein patched homolog 2 has protein sequence MPAEPPRAAPPPLRAARRKPLPEGRAVGQTTPLWLRARFQALLFALGCRIQRHCGKVLFVGLLVFGALAVGLRVASIETDIEHLWVEAGSRVSQELRYTKEKLGEESVYTSQMLIQTPKKDGDNILTQEALQLHLEAALAASKVQVSLYGKSWDLNKICYKSGVPIIENGMIERMIEKLFPCVILTPLDCFWEGSKLQGGSAYLPGRPDIQWSNLNPLQLMEELGQFTSLEGFKELLDKAEVGQAYMERPCLDPRDPQCPSSAPNKQSQQSPDIPAELSGGCHGFSRKFMRWQQELILGGTTKDSQGKLLRRSQRGACLSPSAEALQTMFLLMSPRQLYEHFKDDYEIHDISWSEEKAGAILEAWQRKFVELAQDSIPPNATQSVHAFSTTTLNDIMKSFSDVSVIRVAGGYLLMLAYACVTMLRWDCSKSQGAVGLAGVLLVALSVASGLGLCSLLGISFNAATTQVLPFLALGIGVDDMFLLAHAFTETSHHIPFKERTGECLKRTGTSVALTSVSNMIAFFMAALVPIPALRAFSLQAAVVVVFNFAMVLFVFPAILSLDLHRREKRRLDILCCFYSPCSSRVIQIQPQELADANDNHACHPSPYGHPGMATSTQITTTVQAFTRCDPSGHHIVTVLPPTSQVCTSPAIVLPHSDPLGSQVFAPSSSTRDLLSQLDEAKGGRECVPLPFCRWSLADFAREKYAPLLLRTRTKVVVAVLFLALLGLSLYGTTMVHDGLYLTDIVPRDTKAHAFISAQFKYFSFYNMFIVTKGGFHYPGAQAALLSLHQAFSTVKYVVREGNRDLPKMWLHYFQDWLRGLQATFDRDWQAGRITHDSYRNGSEDGALAYKLLIQTGNKKEPFNFNQLTTRRLVDENGIIPPDTFYICLTVWASNDPLGFAASQANFYPPPPEWIHDKYDTTGENLRIPAAQPLEFAQFPFYLSGLRRTSDFVEAIESVRAICQEAAQRHGVLSYPSGYPFLFWEQYIGLRHWFLLAISILLACTFLVCALLLLNPWTAGIIVSILAMIAVELFGIMGLMGIKLSAIPVVILIASVGIGVEFTVHVALGFLTAAGSRNVRSAAALEHTFAPVMDGAVSTLLGVLMLAGSEFDFIMRYFFAVLTILTLLGLLNGLVLLPVLLSVIGPPPEASLVDNGPCLPPPESIPPCLGPGGLYVRRTPAWPSTFPEPSDTEHYTESMGPGSPRGPFVVPPAPAHILLEAGKDPSFPRITVLKPYKDNLEVQGKKEASGPQPADPLPFGEPCTALPRDPPQPGLPGTRPVPPAALPTYSTHLQGPAGSYTTVTATASVTVALHPTLPGSYPTFSPEGFTSSEQDCLDEPSTSGTAVPDTFEMQNMGHHRAGAWR, from the exons ATGCCGGCCGAGcccccccgcgccgcgccgccgccgctccgcgccgcccGCCGCAAGCCGCTGCCCGAG GGCAGGGCCGTGGGCCAGACGACCCCGCTGTGGCTGCGGGCCCGATTTCAGGCGCTGCTCTTCGCCCTGGGTTGCCGGATCCAGCGGCACTGCGGGAAGGTGCTTTTCGTGGGGCTGCTGGTGTTCGGGGCGCTGGCCGTGGGACTGCGGGTGGCCTCCATCGAGACCGACATCGAGCACCTCTGGGTGGAAG CGGGCAGCCGGGTGAGCCAGGAGCTGCGCTACACCAAGGAGAAGTTGGGCGAGGAGTCCGTCTACACCTCCCAGATGTTGATCCAGACCCCGAAGAAGGATGGTGATAACATCCTGACACAGGAGGCCCTGCAGCTCCACCTCGAGGCGGCCTTGGCCGCCAGCAAGGTTCAAGTCTCACTGTACGGAAA ATCGTGGGATTTGAACAAGATCTGCTACAAGTCAGGTGTTCCCATCATTGAGAATGGCATGATCGAGAGG ATGATAGAGAAGCTGTTCCCCTGTGTGATCCTGACACCGCTGGACTGCTTCTGGGAAGGCTCCAAGCTGCAGGGAGGCTCAGCCTATCTCCC GGGCCGCCCGGACATCCAGTGGAGCAACCTGAACCCTCTGCAGCTGATGGAGGAGCTGGGCCAGTTCACATCCCTGGAAGGCTTCAAAGAGCTGCTAGACAAGGCAGAAGTGGGACAGGCTTACATGGAGCGGCCCTGCCtggacccccgggacccccagtgtccctccaGTGCTCCCAacaagcagagccagcag AGCCCTGACATCCCGGCCGAACTCTCGGGGGGCTGCCACGGCTTCTCCAGGAAGTTCATgcgctggcagcaggagctgattTTAGGCGGCACAACCAAAGACTCCCAGGGCAAGCTGCTACG CCGGTCCCAGCGAGGTGCATGCCTGTCCCCCAGCGCCGAGGCCCTGCAGACCATGTTCCTCCTCATGAGCCCCCGGCAGCTCTATGAGCACTTCAAGGATGACTACGAGATCCATGATATCAGCTGGAgcgaggagaaggcaggagccaTCCTGGAGGCCTGGCAGAGGAAATTTGTAGAG CTGGCACAGGACTCCATCCCTCCCAATGCCACACAGAGTGTCCATGCTTTCTCCACCACTACACTCAATGACATCATGAAGTCCTTCTCTGACGTCAGCGTCATCCGGGTGGCTGGGGGCTACCTCCTCATG CTGGCCTATGCCTGTGTCACCATGCTGCGGTGGGACTGCTCCAAGTCCCAAGGGGCTGTGGGCCTGGCTGGGGTCCTGCTTGTGGCTCTCTCCGTCGCCTCTGGCCTGGGGCTTTGCTCGCTGCTGGGCATCTCCTTCAATGCAGCCACCACACAG GTCCTGCCCTTCCTGGCCCTTGGCATTGGGGTGGATGACATGTTCCTCTTGGCTCACGCCTTCACGGAGACAAGCCACCACATCCCCTTCAAG GAGCGGACAGGTGAGTGTCTGAAGCGCACAGGGACCAGTGTGGCTCTCACCTCTGTCAGCAACATGATCGCCTTCTTCATGGCAGCCCtggtgcccatccctgccctgcgTGCCTTCTCCCTCCAG GCTGCAGTCGTTGTTGTGTTCAACTTCGCCATGGTGCTCTTTGTTTTCCCTGCTATCCTGAGCCTGGACCTGCACCGCCGGGAGAAACGCCGGCTCGACATCCTCTGCTGCTTCTACAG CCCTTGCTCCTCAAGGGTCATCCAGATCCAGCCCCAAGAGCTTGCTGACGCCAACGACAACCATGCTTGCCACCCATCTCCTTATGGGCACCCCGGCatggccaccagcacccagaTCACCACCACTGTGCAAGCCTTCACCCGGTGTGACCCCTCGGGCCACCACATTGTCACCGTCCTGCCACCCACCTCCCAGGTGTGCACCTCACCTGCCATCGTCCTGCCCCACAGTGACCCCTTGGGCTCTCAGGTCTTCGCCCCATCCAGCTCCACCCGGGAtctgctgtcccagctggaTGAGGCCAAGGGCGGGCGGGAGTGCGTCCCCCTGCCCTTCTGCCGCTGGAGCCTCGCTGATTTTGCCCGGGAGAAGTACGCCCCACTCCTTCTGCGCACCCGGACCAAG GTGGTAGTGGCGGTGCTGTTCCTGGCACTGCTAGGGCTGAGCCTCTATGGCACCACCATGGTACACGATGGCCTCTACCTGACGGACATCGTGCCACGGGACACCAAGGCACACGCCTTCATCTCGGCCCAGTTCAAGTACTTCTCCTTCTACAACATGTTCATTGTCACTAAGGGTGGCTTCCACTACCCgggtgcccaggctgctctgctgagcCTGCACCAGGCCTTCAGCACCGTCAAGTACGTGGTGCGGGAGGGCAACCGCGACCTGCCTAAAATGTGGCTCCATTACTTCCAGGACTGGCTGCGAG GGCTCCAGGCCACCTTCGACAGGGACTGGCAGGCCGGGCGCATCACCCATGATAGCTACCGCAATGGCTCTGAGGATGGGGCACTGGCCTACAAGCTCCTCATCCAGACTGGCAACAAGAAGGAGCCCTTCAACTTCAACCAG CTGACCACGCGGCGACTGGTGGACGAGAATGGCATCATCCCCCCTGACACCTTCTACATCTGCCTGACAGTGTGGGCCAGCAACGACCCCCTGGGCTTTGCCGCCTCCCAGGCCAACTTCTACCCCCCGCCTCCCGAGTGGATTCATGACAAGTACGACACCACGGGCGAGAACCTGCGAA TCCCAGCAGCCCAGCCGCTGGAGTTCGCCCAGTTCCCTTTCTACCTGAGCGGGCTGCGTCGCACGTCCGACTTCGTGGAGGCGATTGAGAGCGTACGGGCCATCTGCCAGGAGGCCGCCCAGCGCCACGGCGTGCTGAGCTACCCCAGCGGCTACCCCTTCCTCTTCTGGGAGCAGTACATCGGCCTGCGGCACTGGTTCCTGCTGGCCATCAGCATCCTGCTGGCCTGCACCTTCCTCGTCTGCGCCTTGCTGCTGCTCAACCCCTGGACCGCCGGCATCATC GTCTCCATCCTGGCCATGATTGCTGTGGAATTGTTTGGCATCATGGGGCTGATGGGCATCAAGCTGAGCGCCATCCCTGTGGTCATCCTCATTGCCTCGGTGGGCATCGGAGTGGAGTTTACTGTCCACGTGGCCCTG GGCTTCCTGACAGCTGCGGGGAGCAGGAACGTGCGCTCAGCCGCAGCATTGGAGCACACTTTTGCGCCTGTGATGGATGGTGCTGTCTCCACCCTCCTGGGTGTCCTCATGCTGGCTGGCTCTGAGTTTGATTTCATCATGAG GTATTTCTTTGCGGTGCTGACCATCCTGacgctgctggggctgctcaacgggctggtgctgctgcctgtgctgctctctgtCATCGGGCCACCCCCTGAG GCATCCCTGGTGGATAATGGCCCCTGCCTACCCCCACCAGAGTCGATACCCCCATGTCTGGGCCCTGGGGGACTGTACGTCCGGCGCACTCCAGCCTGGCCCTCCACCTTCCCTGAGCCCTCCGACACGGAGCACTACACAGAGAGCATGGGGCCAGGCAGCCCACGGGGTCCCTTCGTTgtgccccctgccccagcacacaTCCTACTGGAGGCTGGCAAGGACCCCAGCTTCCCCCGCATCACT GTGCTGAAGCCCTACAAGGACAACCTGGAGGTTCAGGGGAAGAAAGAGGCTTCTGGCCCTCAGCCTGCAGACCCCCTGCCCTTCGGAGAGCCGTGCACCGCGCTGCCCCGAGATCCCCCGCAGCCCGGCCTGCCGGGCACCCGGCCAGTGCCCCCCGCAGCCCTGCCCACCTACAGCACCCACCTGCAGGGTCCTGCCGGCAGCTACACCACGGTGACGGCCACCGCATCAGTGACAGTGGCCCTGCACCCCACACTGCCTGGCTCCTACCCCACCTTCAGCCCTGAGGGCTTCACCAGCAGTGAGCAGGACTGCCTGGATGAGCCCAGCACCAGCGGCACCGCAGTGCCCGACACCTTTGAGATGCAGAACATGGGACACCACAGGGCAGGTGCCTGGCGCTAG